The following is a genomic window from Pedobacter sp. KBS0701.
CTGTACTTACACGGCAGTTAAACGTGCATTTACCTATGCTTTCTAAAAGTGAGAATAGGATGTTTCCATCTTCGTTTTTTTTATCACTTTTCATTAAATCTAAAAGTGTATTGTGGCTTTCTTTTTTGATGCGGTATTTAGGGTATAATGATAAGATATATTTACTGATATCTTCCAGTTCTTCCGTACTCAGCGTACTGTTATTAATGGAAAGCGCTGCCTCGCACACAAAACCAATGGCAATGGCCTCGCCATGTGTTAACGGATTTTCGTCGTTTGCCAAAGAGTAACCTTCTATAGCATGACCAATGGTATGACCAAAGTTTAAAATCTTACGCAGGTTTTTCTCATGGGGATCGATGGTTACCACTTCATTTTTAATTTCAACCGAGCGGTAAATGTCCGCTGCAGTCGGCGTTAAATAGCTGCTTGCCTTTAATTTCTCGTAGTAAGGCTTATCGTAAATTAAACCGTGTTTAATCATTTCGGCAAAACCCGATAAAAGTTGGCGCTCTGGCAGTGTTTTTAAAAAAGCAGTTTCAATAAAAACCATTTGCGGCAGGGTAAAGGTACCAACCATATTTTTTACATTGTCAATATCAATCCCGGTTTTACCACCTACCGAAGCATCAACCTGCGAAAGGAGGGTTGTAGGGATATTAATGAAATCGATTCCGCGTTTGTAGGTTGAGGCAATAAAGCCACCCATATCTGTAATTACGCCACCGCCCAGATTGATCATTAAACTTTTGCGGTCGGCTTCAAAATCCAGTAAGGTTTTCCAAATGCCGATACAGAAATCAATGTTTTTATTTTCTTCACCTGCCGAAGTTTCAATGAGGTCAAATTCAGAAAAATCTAAAATTGACTGAAAAAGGGGTAAGCATATTTCACTGGTATGTTCATCAGCAAGTACAAAAATTTTGCTGTATTTGTTGCTTTCTAAAAGTACTTTTAAAGCGGCTAAATCACTTTCGAAATAAAGGGTGTGTCCTGCGCTGGTGAGTGGTTCCATTAAATAATTTCTATTTTATTTTCCCCAAAAGTAATAATATCGCCAACTCTAACCTTGTAGCGTTTGCGGAATTCGACCTCGCCGTTAGTTTTTACTAAACCATCCTCAACAACAGTTTGGGCGTCACCACCACTGCCAACTAATCCGTTTGCTTTTAGCAGTTGGATTAACGGAATAAATTCGCCTTCTAATTTGAATTGTATCATTTTATGCAAAAATACGATTATTTAGAGGTTTTTAGTTTTAACAACCAATGCTTTTTATAATTTTGCACCAATCTGACTTATCATATAGTAAAAAATGGATTTATCCAACCAAAAACAACCAAATTTCGACAATACGGAAATTGCTTTCCGTCAAAAATCTAACCATGAGCTTAAAAAAGCATACTGGCTTTTTAAAATGATTGGCAATAATTTCCTGACCAAAGTTGGTCCGGCCATTACAAATTTCTTTTTAAATATTGGTTTGCCGATTCAGGGCGCTATCAAAGCAACCATTTTTCAACAGTTTTGCGGTGGTGAAACCATTGCAGAATGTAATAAAGCTATTGAGCAATTGGATAAAGGCGGGGTAGGTACCATTTTAGATTATTCGGTAGAAGGAGAAGAAGAAGAACAGGTTTTTGACGAAACCTGTGCCGAAATTATCCGCACGATCGTGCGTGCCGATGGCGATACCAAAATTCCGATTACGGTTTTCAAAATAACAGGTATCGGCCGTTTTGCGCTATTACAGAAACTGGATGCCAAAGAAACTTTAACTGCGGCAGAACAGACAGAATATGAAAAAGTAAAACTGCGTTGCGAAATGATCTGTAAAACGGCTTTCGATAAAGCTGTGCCAATCATGATTGACGCTGAAGAAACCTGGATTCA
Proteins encoded in this region:
- the aroB gene encoding 3-dehydroquinate synthase, which translates into the protein MEPLTSAGHTLYFESDLAALKVLLESNKYSKIFVLADEHTSEICLPLFQSILDFSEFDLIETSAGEENKNIDFCIGIWKTLLDFEADRKSLMINLGGGVITDMGGFIASTYKRGIDFINIPTTLLSQVDASVGGKTGIDIDNVKNMVGTFTLPQMVFIETAFLKTLPERQLLSGFAEMIKHGLIYDKPYYEKLKASSYLTPTAADIYRSVEIKNEVVTIDPHEKNLRKILNFGHTIGHAIEGYSLANDENPLTHGEAIAIGFVCEAALSINNSTLSTEELEDISKYILSLYPKYRIKKESHNTLLDLMKSDKKNEDGNILFSLLESIGKCTFNCRVSTADILSSLDYYNSL
- a CDS encoding RNA-binding S4 domain-containing protein, with the protein product MIQFKLEGEFIPLIQLLKANGLVGSGGDAQTVVEDGLVKTNGEVEFRKRYKVRVGDIITFGENKIEII